A single window of Thalassomonas viridans DNA harbors:
- a CDS encoding ATP-binding protein, with amino-acid sequence MKFGSTFISLYLMMILTFTGVSWVLDEYWAQELEQDVESYTGYKSVVLALGGLLNHRPDVLWPLILDQASQRLKLPVHLIEKNAVTHFTSEQQTMLASGQVVVYYENTSIRLYQLLGDNSTLLALGPVKVPTRPKQKAFIRVFFLLITALVILLWLWPLSRDLDALQKSTRLFGKGNLDIKAPTAFTPTIAPVVKTFNMMAERIKTLIAEQQELTNAVSHELRTPLARTKFALQMLEKSRDSEKSAQYIAQISSDVTELDELINEMLLYAAFEHDKPVLDFKPQPLADIIEQQIAKHSCFNGDISFINHTQALQLVCDRRFIDRALNNYLANAVKYGRGEIRVALTADDKHCYIRVEDNGGGVADDFKSLVFDAFSRGDKSRNRETGGFGLGLAIVQKIMLWHRGRAYVEDSDLGGACFVLCLPLTPDW; translated from the coding sequence ATGAAATTTGGCAGTACCTTTATCAGCCTTTACCTGATGATGATCCTCACCTTTACCGGGGTTTCCTGGGTACTGGATGAATATTGGGCCCAGGAGCTGGAGCAGGATGTTGAATCTTATACCGGTTATAAGTCTGTGGTATTGGCTCTTGGCGGCCTGCTTAATCACAGGCCGGATGTATTATGGCCGTTAATATTGGATCAGGCGTCGCAAAGGTTGAAGCTGCCGGTTCATTTGATTGAAAAAAATGCCGTAACCCATTTTACCTCCGAACAACAGACTATGCTCGCCAGCGGCCAGGTAGTGGTGTATTACGAAAATACCAGTATCCGGCTTTATCAGTTGCTCGGCGATAATTCGACTTTGCTTGCCTTAGGGCCGGTGAAAGTGCCGACCCGGCCGAAACAAAAGGCTTTTATCCGGGTCTTTTTCCTGCTGATCACCGCCCTGGTGATTTTGCTCTGGTTGTGGCCCTTGTCCCGGGATCTCGATGCGCTGCAAAAATCCACCCGTTTATTCGGCAAGGGCAATCTGGACATTAAGGCGCCGACGGCCTTTACCCCCACCATAGCCCCTGTGGTGAAAACCTTCAATATGATGGCTGAGCGCATTAAAACCCTGATTGCGGAGCAGCAGGAGTTAACCAATGCGGTTTCCCATGAACTGAGAACGCCGCTGGCGCGTACCAAGTTTGCCCTGCAAATGCTGGAAAAGTCCCGGGACAGCGAGAAAAGCGCCCAGTATATTGCGCAGATCAGCAGTGATGTTACCGAACTGGACGAGCTGATTAATGAAATGCTGCTTTATGCCGCCTTTGAACATGACAAACCGGTTTTAGATTTTAAGCCCCAGCCCCTGGCCGATATTATCGAACAGCAAATAGCAAAGCATAGCTGCTTTAACGGCGATATCAGCTTTATCAACCATACGCAGGCATTGCAATTGGTGTGTGACCGGCGTTTTATTGACCGGGCGTTAAACAACTATCTGGCTAATGCGGTGAAATATGGCCGGGGGGAGATTCGTGTTGCTTTAACGGCAGATGATAAACACTGTTATATCCGGGTGGAAGATAATGGCGGCGGGGTGGCGGATGATTTTAAGTCCCTGGTTTTTGATGCCTTCTCACGCGGGGATAAAAGCCGTAACCGGGAAACGGGCGGCTTTGGTCTTGGGCTGGCGATAGTGCAAAAAATCATGCTCTGGCATCGGGGCAGGGCCTATGTCGAAGACAGTGATTTGGGTGGCGCCTGTTTTGTGCTTTGCTTGCCGCTAACACCTGACTGGTAA
- a CDS encoding thermostable hemolysin — MLNITPAVTTKANDPRKESTGLPFTAELITRTSSERNRVERFISEGFKRAFDAQIDNFLPAIITIKNRGDIKAALGIRSARTPLFIEQYTKTPVQELAYFKQKMVKRPNIAEIGNLYSSSSRFTISLFLTMGVALYLNGYSHLVFAGTKQVIELLSSTGSKTHFLCHADKGALDDEQSSWGSYYQAKPQVVAVDLLQIMCVINNNAKYSAMFNQQTPQIAALKAQMLERL, encoded by the coding sequence ATGCTAAATATCACACCGGCAGTGACCACAAAAGCAAATGACCCCCGTAAAGAGAGCACCGGCCTGCCCTTTACCGCCGAGCTTATCACCCGGACAAGCAGTGAACGCAACCGGGTTGAGCGCTTTATCAGCGAAGGCTTTAAGCGGGCTTTTGACGCACAAATCGATAATTTTTTACCGGCGATCATCACCATTAAAAACAGGGGGGATATCAAAGCCGCCCTGGGCATAAGAAGCGCCCGCACACCACTTTTTATCGAGCAATACACCAAAACCCCGGTACAGGAGCTGGCCTATTTCAAGCAAAAAATGGTCAAGCGTCCGAACATCGCCGAAATCGGTAATCTCTATAGCAGCTCTTCGCGCTTTACCATCTCATTATTTTTAACTATGGGAGTGGCGCTGTACCTAAACGGATATTCACACCTGGTTTTTGCCGGCACTAAGCAGGTGATCGAGCTGCTAAGCTCCACCGGCAGTAAAACCCATTTCCTGTGTCATGCCGACAAAGGCGCCCTTGACGACGAACAAAGCAGCTGGGGCAGTTATTATCAGGCAAAACCACAGGTAGTCGCCGTCGATTTATTGCAGATAATGTGCGTGATTAATAACAATGCCAAATATTCCGCCATGTTTAACCAGCAGACACCGCAAATCGCGGCATTAAAAGCACAAATGCTCGAACGCCTATGA
- a CDS encoding DUF885 domain-containing protein, which yields MKKSIIALTLLAALSGCSYDAGQPVNTAAQKHAYSQAEINDAVETYTRRFIKQQPALATSLNLSSEVAGDYQVKWPDYSTQGMLAVQRSMKDSAELLKAFDLAALSEKNRLHLSVNQVIAGYYQGDLDFPGGYIDTWGGHLPYVVNQISGPLIDIPAVLQDQHSISSKSDAENYLKRLAAFDSLVKAVKSKVLDDAGKGIVLPKALFPNTLSFLDNFVAPAPEKHGLVTHFAEKLDKLAGLSDDEKQALVKRAAELVAAKVYPGYRDIKQTMVQLQAKAPVEDGIWAQPKGESFYQHEITYLADSSLSADEIHQIGLDEVARITAEMDAILASQGMTQGSVGERLIKLVDMPQFVYEDSDEGRAQLLADLNKEIDKVMAKAPELFATMPTQEVVVKRVPIASQAGAAGGSYMPPSLDGSRAGVYFINLKDMKAQPSFSLKTLTYHEAVPGHHFQISLNMAQKDIGIMRQIAQFNAFTEGWALYSELVAYEMGMYENDPWGNLGRLQAEVYRAARLVVDTGLHHKRWTRAQAIEYFHQATGTAMSDVESAIDRYMAWPGQALGYKLGMLKIVELRDWARTELKGRFDIKAFHDLVLLPGARPLAVLEQDVKRWVKQQKA from the coding sequence ATGAAAAAAAGCATTATCGCTCTTACCTTGCTGGCAGCCTTATCCGGTTGCAGCTATGACGCCGGCCAGCCGGTAAACACAGCCGCGCAAAAACACGCCTACAGCCAGGCAGAAATTAATGACGCCGTTGAAACCTATACCAGACGTTTTATCAAACAGCAGCCGGCGCTGGCCACTTCCCTTAATTTGTCATCTGAAGTGGCGGGCGATTATCAGGTCAAATGGCCGGATTATTCCACCCAAGGCATGCTGGCGGTGCAGCGCAGCATGAAAGACTCGGCAGAATTGCTAAAGGCTTTTGATCTGGCTGCCTTGTCGGAGAAAAACCGTTTACACCTGAGTGTCAATCAAGTGATTGCCGGTTATTACCAGGGAGATTTGGACTTTCCCGGCGGTTATATAGATACCTGGGGCGGGCACCTGCCTTATGTGGTTAACCAGATTTCCGGGCCGTTAATCGATATTCCGGCGGTTTTGCAGGATCAGCACAGCATCAGCTCAAAAAGCGATGCCGAGAACTACCTGAAGCGTTTAGCGGCCTTTGACTCTCTGGTTAAGGCAGTAAAGTCTAAGGTGCTTGACGATGCCGGCAAAGGCATAGTGCTGCCAAAGGCATTGTTCCCGAATACCCTAAGCTTTTTGGATAACTTTGTTGCTCCTGCCCCTGAAAAGCACGGCCTGGTGACGCATTTTGCCGAGAAGCTCGATAAGTTGGCCGGATTATCAGACGATGAAAAGCAGGCTTTGGTCAAGCGGGCGGCTGAGCTGGTTGCCGCTAAGGTATACCCGGGTTACCGGGATATTAAACAGACTATGGTGCAGCTGCAGGCAAAGGCGCCGGTTGAAGACGGTATCTGGGCCCAGCCGAAAGGGGAAAGCTTTTACCAGCATGAAATTACTTACCTGGCGGATTCCAGTTTGTCCGCCGATGAAATCCACCAAATCGGTTTAGATGAAGTGGCGCGTATTACCGCGGAAATGGATGCGATTTTAGCGTCCCAGGGCATGACCCAAGGCAGTGTCGGCGAGCGCCTGATTAAACTGGTGGATATGCCGCAGTTTGTTTATGAAGACTCGGATGAAGGGCGGGCGCAGCTGTTGGCAGACCTTAATAAAGAAATCGATAAGGTGATGGCTAAAGCCCCTGAGTTGTTTGCCACTATGCCGACCCAGGAAGTCGTGGTGAAAAGGGTGCCTATTGCCTCACAAGCGGGGGCGGCCGGCGGATCTTATATGCCGCCGTCGCTGGACGGTTCGCGTGCCGGGGTTTATTTTATCAACTTAAAAGATATGAAGGCCCAGCCGAGCTTTAGTTTAAAAACCCTGACCTACCATGAAGCGGTGCCCGGACATCATTTCCAGATTTCTTTGAATATGGCGCAAAAGGATATCGGCATCATGAGGCAAATAGCCCAGTTTAATGCCTTTACCGAAGGTTGGGCCTTATATTCCGAGTTGGTGGCCTATGAAATGGGTATGTATGAAAACGATCCCTGGGGCAACCTGGGACGCTTGCAGGCGGAAGTTTACCGCGCGGCCAGGCTGGTAGTGGATACCGGTTTGCACCATAAGCGCTGGACCCGGGCGCAGGCGATCGAATATTTCCATCAGGCGACCGGCACCGCCATGAGCGATGTTGAAAGCGCCATCGACCGCTATATGGCATGGCCGGGACAGGCGCTGGGTTATAAGCTGGGTATGCTGAAAATTGTTGAGCTGCGTGACTGGGCCAGGACTGAGCTGAAAGGCCGGTTTGATATCAAGGCGTTTCATGATCTGGTACTGCTGCCGGGAGCCCGTCCGCTGGCGGTGCTGGAGCAGGATGTGAAACGTTGGGTAAAACAACAAAAAGCTTAA
- a CDS encoding YchJ family protein — MLCPCGSELEFSLCCQPLIKGVQTASSPEKLMRSRYSAYATGEADYIYQTYAKTSRAQQNLEEIAQWAAMTKWLFLEIHHSSEIPQSAGELPVVKFSAHYLLGNKYHKMTETSRFLQESGQWRYLDGDVSDSDEVREIKRNDACPCRSKKKFKQCCGR, encoded by the coding sequence ATGCTTTGTCCCTGCGGTTCTGAACTTGAATTTTCCCTGTGTTGCCAGCCTCTAATCAAGGGGGTGCAAACAGCCTCCAGCCCAGAGAAATTAATGCGCTCACGTTATAGCGCCTATGCCACCGGCGAGGCGGATTATATCTACCAAACTTATGCCAAAACCAGCCGGGCACAACAAAACCTTGAAGAAATCGCCCAATGGGCGGCCATGACCAAATGGCTGTTTTTAGAGATTCATCACAGCTCGGAAATCCCGCAAAGTGCTGGTGAACTGCCGGTGGTGAAATTTTCCGCCCATTACCTGCTGGGCAACAAATATCATAAAATGACGGAGACCTCGCGTTTTCTTCAGGAAAGCGGCCAATGGCGTTATCTTGACGGCGATGTCAGCGATTCAGATGAAGTCAGGGAAATTAAACGTAATGACGCTTGCCCCTGCCGGAGCAAAAAGAAATTTAAGCAATGCTGTGGACGTTAA
- a CDS encoding VC2046/SO_2500 family protein → MVAKVENNLLVHELQLGEQLGECVHSKRRSDFALMLAMLTEDVRDHSQFALPVVEEQPRDISTEALRKEFHLPDEAPLALKNDTQIQEFNQAELVHDNQLASLHLENAINPKPLAFRDDKRHVPHQVMTNTTTHCQQKHRTGTGQVSRMAFNAKGWLDAVKTSMVKSAQVNVHSIA, encoded by the coding sequence GTGGTAGCAAAGGTCGAAAACAATCTGCTGGTTCATGAGTTACAGCTAGGCGAACAGCTTGGCGAATGCGTGCATAGCAAGCGCCGCTCTGACTTTGCTTTGATGTTGGCCATGCTGACCGAAGATGTCCGTGACCACAGCCAGTTTGCCTTACCTGTGGTGGAAGAGCAGCCCCGCGATATCTCCACAGAAGCCTTAAGAAAAGAATTTCACCTGCCGGATGAAGCGCCGCTGGCATTAAAAAATGATACCCAGATCCAGGAATTCAACCAGGCTGAACTGGTACATGATAACCAGCTGGCAAGCCTGCACCTGGAAAATGCCATCAACCCCAAGCCACTGGCATTTCGCGACGATAAACGCCATGTTCCTCACCAGGTAATGACCAATACCACTACCCACTGCCAGCAGAAACACAGAACCGGCACCGGGCAGGTATCCCGCATGGCCTTTAATGCCAAAGGCTGGCTCGATGCGGTTAAAACCTCAATGGTGAAATCTGCTCAGGTTAACGTCCACAGCATTGCTTAA
- a CDS encoding ATP-binding protein, with product MKPAPLVKVKDSIATHLLKVVFSFYLVLTIAVTLAHIYVEFSNTKEKVKDELEVIGKTFEPGLAKALWDYNLEQLQPVFLGMAESPDVEGIKLEDEFGKVYGKGRIINKNSQVVDIDENGGQQPVLDYWQFSGLFQHSFTIEHSAKEKSTTIGRATIYSSSGVVIEKVKWGFFYIIINAVIKTVALWILFLVISRKLLSRPLAALTEATQQIDLDKLDNLEIAIETRGQNELKILEEAFNAMLQKLNAAKQEILDKAHQLTERNEALVDLSAELKLANHRLTTILENTKALAAINNKKSAMLLTANTLLQEIPFSHFPKINIVYQDIDAGNKENFISFCPSSGSIPLDEDQVQVNTMDSAELVFSKILGENPTLPTGIQPETGYCLTDNQLDLIVRHGETLRGVISVQDIDTSVITDEHLAFIDTLAHFLSLTIEKIEMNQGLERKISERSGELIQAFQKLASQHDELKSTQQQLVQSEKLASIGTLTAGVAHEINNPNNFAHAAVYLMQDEIKDIKAFLKQLAGGEDADPQVIAAINNKFTKLIDLTNTAREGTNRIKVIVSDLRAFSRPDDSQKERLRLSNLIQSTMNLVRTQYTDIDITTDFMTDPKITCFPAKLSQVFMNIAVNACQAIETKTRQNNQLTGNLTITLTEESHQLKISFKDNGCGMDEATRQKIFDPFFTTKDVGSGTGLGMAISFGIIEEHGGKIKVTSAIDEGTNISIYLPLNAK from the coding sequence ATGAAGCCAGCCCCCCTGGTCAAGGTCAAAGACTCTATCGCAACACACCTGCTTAAAGTTGTCTTCTCCTTCTATCTTGTCCTGACCATAGCCGTTACCCTGGCCCATATCTATGTGGAATTCTCCAATACCAAGGAAAAAGTCAAAGATGAACTGGAAGTGATCGGCAAAACCTTTGAACCCGGGCTCGCCAAGGCGTTATGGGATTACAACCTGGAGCAACTGCAGCCGGTTTTTTTAGGCATGGCAGAATCCCCCGACGTTGAAGGCATCAAACTGGAAGATGAATTCGGAAAAGTTTACGGCAAAGGCCGCATTATCAATAAAAACAGCCAAGTCGTCGACATAGACGAAAACGGCGGGCAGCAGCCGGTGTTAGACTACTGGCAATTCTCCGGCCTGTTTCAACACTCATTTACCATAGAACATAGCGCTAAGGAAAAAAGCACCACTATCGGCAGGGCCACCATATATTCGAGTTCGGGTGTTGTAATTGAAAAAGTCAAATGGGGCTTCTTCTACATCATCATCAATGCCGTGATTAAAACGGTCGCCTTATGGATCTTATTCCTGGTAATCTCAAGAAAACTACTGAGCCGTCCGCTCGCGGCATTAACCGAAGCCACGCAGCAGATCGATTTAGATAAACTGGATAACCTGGAAATCGCCATCGAAACCCGGGGACAAAATGAGCTTAAAATCTTAGAAGAAGCTTTTAATGCCATGCTCCAGAAATTAAACGCCGCCAAACAGGAAATCCTGGACAAGGCCCACCAGTTAACAGAGCGTAATGAAGCCCTGGTCGATTTATCAGCAGAGCTCAAACTCGCCAACCACAGGTTAACCACCATACTGGAAAATACCAAGGCATTGGCTGCCATCAACAATAAAAAATCGGCCATGCTGCTCACTGCCAACACCCTGCTGCAGGAAATCCCCTTCAGCCACTTTCCGAAAATCAACATTGTCTATCAGGATATTGACGCCGGAAACAAGGAAAATTTTATCTCTTTTTGCCCGTCCTCCGGCAGCATCCCCCTCGATGAAGACCAGGTTCAGGTCAATACCATGGACAGTGCCGAACTGGTGTTCAGTAAAATACTTGGCGAAAACCCCACCTTGCCTACCGGTATACAGCCGGAAACAGGCTACTGCCTGACGGATAACCAGCTCGACTTGATTGTCCGTCACGGCGAAACATTACGGGGCGTGATCTCGGTACAGGATATAGATACCTCAGTGATCACTGACGAGCACCTGGCCTTTATCGATACCCTGGCACATTTCTTATCATTAACCATTGAAAAAATAGAGATGAACCAGGGACTGGAACGCAAAATCAGCGAACGCAGCGGCGAACTTATCCAGGCTTTTCAAAAACTGGCCAGCCAGCACGACGAACTAAAATCCACCCAGCAACAGCTGGTACAGTCGGAGAAACTGGCCTCTATCGGCACCTTAACGGCGGGAGTCGCCCACGAGATCAACAATCCCAATAATTTCGCCCATGCCGCCGTATATCTGATGCAGGATGAAATTAAAGACATCAAAGCTTTTTTAAAGCAACTCGCCGGCGGCGAAGATGCCGACCCTCAGGTTATAGCGGCAATCAATAACAAATTTACCAAGCTCATTGACCTGACCAATACCGCCAGGGAAGGCACGAACCGCATCAAAGTGATCGTCAGCGATCTCAGGGCATTTTCCCGCCCGGACGACAGCCAAAAAGAGCGGCTCCGGCTGTCAAACTTGATTCAGTCGACCATGAACCTGGTCCGTACCCAGTATACCGACATAGACATAACAACCGACTTCATGACCGACCCGAAAATAACTTGCTTTCCTGCAAAACTTAGTCAAGTATTTATGAACATTGCCGTTAATGCTTGCCAGGCCATAGAGACAAAGACACGCCAAAATAACCAGCTGACCGGGAACTTAACCATCACCCTGACCGAGGAATCCCATCAACTGAAAATAAGTTTTAAAGACAACGGTTGCGGGATGGATGAAGCAACCCGGCAAAAAATATTTGACCCGTTTTTTACCACTAAGGATGTCGGCAGCGGTACCGGCTTGGGCATGGCGATTTCGTTTGGCATTATTGAAGAACACGGAGGTAAGATCAAGGTAACGTCGGCGATAGATGAGGGAACAAACATATCCATTTATCTGCCTTTAAATGCAAAATAA
- a CDS encoding response regulator transcription factor gives MLVESYQETGTAISPQNTQRGIADYFENNSPGQEPVKKILLVQQDRQFAGNIAQMLFAEGYEVLLEFSGEAVAHRVSCESPDLVILDVLLPGKCGFTICRELRRHYNGQVLFLSAKSTDIDQVLGLEVGADAYMVKPVALRVLLAKIKAMFRWQYQQQAATSDQEIICGDLTLCRLSRQVTLRQRTVDLTGQEFDLLWLLASRAGEVQDRNVIYRQVAGRDYDGLDRSIDVRVSRLRKKLQDDQ, from the coding sequence ATGTTGGTTGAGTCTTACCAGGAAACAGGCACAGCGATAAGCCCTCAAAATACCCAAAGGGGAATAGCCGATTACTTTGAGAACAATAGCCCGGGGCAGGAGCCGGTTAAGAAAATTTTACTGGTGCAGCAAGACCGTCAGTTTGCCGGAAATATCGCCCAGATGTTATTTGCCGAAGGTTATGAAGTTTTGCTGGAGTTCAGCGGTGAGGCGGTGGCACACCGGGTAAGTTGTGAAAGCCCTGATTTGGTGATCCTGGACGTGCTATTGCCGGGCAAATGCGGTTTTACCATTTGCCGTGAGCTGCGCCGCCATTATAACGGACAAGTGTTATTTCTGTCGGCGAAATCAACCGATATAGATCAGGTGCTTGGCCTGGAAGTAGGCGCCGATGCCTATATGGTGAAACCCGTGGCTTTGAGGGTATTGCTGGCGAAAATTAAAGCTATGTTCAGGTGGCAGTATCAGCAACAGGCGGCAACATCCGATCAGGAGATTATTTGCGGCGATTTAACCCTGTGCCGGTTATCGCGCCAGGTGACATTACGGCAGCGGACGGTAGATCTGACCGGGCAGGAATTTGACTTATTATGGTTACTTGCCAGCCGGGCAGGGGAAGTGCAGGACAGGAACGTGATTTACCGCCAGGTCGCCGGTCGCGATTATGACGGCCTGGACCGCAGCATAGATGTCAGGGTGTCCCGTTTACGCAAAAAGTTGCAGGATGACCAGTAA
- a CDS encoding diguanylate cyclase has product MAVFDIKNIPEESHSAAEKPLIMLVDDEVENLNVMRQLLAADFQVITGLSGHEAIDIINNMADPGEIQLIISDQRMPKMSGVEFLEQVADKIPETIRIILSAYSDTEVVIDSINRAKIYKFMTKPFDPAELSLTVKRGVEAFQMRRQLLEYSGQLEKLVTERTRELHKKNEELTQALNALEKLSLSDQLTGAYNRYFLEKFMPQEISQFKRSHKRRPAQNGYLGIMMIDIDHFKAINDSYGHEAGDKLLIRFTQILQNNCREEDWVVRWGGEEFVIIAKGLSLTNLQGLAERLRVKIESCPFNLGCRQPVLKTCSMGLVCFPFIRNNVNAFTWQQTLNLADLALYLAKNNGRNTWVSLYDKNINQDDSQYDNLMSNLKTLIQNNLISYHTPSPGQQLNF; this is encoded by the coding sequence ATGGCTGTTTTTGATATAAAGAATATACCGGAAGAATCACACTCTGCTGCCGAAAAACCCCTGATCATGCTGGTGGACGATGAAGTCGAAAACCTGAATGTTATGCGGCAATTGTTGGCAGCCGACTTCCAGGTCATTACCGGGCTCAGCGGCCATGAAGCCATAGATATCATCAACAACATGGCTGACCCGGGTGAAATCCAGCTGATCATCAGCGACCAGAGAATGCCGAAAATGTCCGGTGTAGAGTTCCTGGAACAGGTGGCCGATAAAATACCGGAAACCATACGCATTATTCTGTCGGCATACTCAGACACCGAGGTCGTCATAGATTCCATCAACCGGGCCAAAATATACAAATTTATGACCAAACCTTTTGATCCGGCAGAACTGTCCCTTACGGTAAAAAGAGGCGTGGAAGCCTTCCAGATGCGCCGGCAATTACTCGAATATTCCGGCCAGCTGGAAAAGCTCGTCACCGAAAGAACCCGGGAGCTGCACAAAAAAAACGAGGAACTCACCCAGGCATTAAACGCCCTGGAAAAACTCAGCTTAAGCGATCAACTCACCGGCGCCTATAACAGGTATTTTTTGGAAAAGTTCATGCCCCAGGAAATCAGCCAGTTTAAACGCAGCCATAAGCGGCGTCCGGCACAAAATGGCTATTTGGGGATCATGATGATAGACATAGACCACTTTAAAGCCATCAATGACAGCTACGGGCATGAAGCCGGAGACAAATTACTAATCCGCTTCACACAAATCCTGCAAAACAACTGTCGGGAAGAAGACTGGGTGGTGCGCTGGGGCGGCGAAGAGTTTGTCATCATTGCCAAGGGGCTGTCGTTAACCAACCTGCAAGGGCTGGCGGAAAGACTCAGGGTTAAAATTGAGTCCTGTCCGTTTAACTTAGGCTGCCGGCAGCCGGTCCTCAAAACCTGCTCTATGGGCCTGGTGTGCTTCCCCTTTATCAGAAATAACGTTAACGCATTTACCTGGCAGCAAACCTTAAACCTTGCCGACCTGGCCTTATATCTCGCTAAAAACAACGGTAGAAATACCTGGGTCAGCTTATATGACAAAAATATCAACCAGGACGACAGCCAGTACGACAACCTGATGAGCAACTTAAAAACTCTGATCCAAAATAATCTTATTTCCTACCATACCCCCAGCCCCGGGCAACAGCTTAATTTTTAA